A section of the Rhodobacter sp. genome encodes:
- a CDS encoding FAD-binding oxidoreductase: MTLDTPGLWADTASPSPDLSPLSGAVGADLVIVGAGYTGLSAALSAAESGARVVVLEALGIGAGGSGRNVGLVNAGLWIMPDTVEAALPPGNPLPGLLAQAPAAVWALIDKHAIACEARPVGTLHCAPDAKGLAALAERARQWQARQVAVRMLDAGETRARVGSGRYRGALFDPRAGTVQPLAYARGLARAALAAGAAIHAPSPVTDARRAGDDWVLSVPGGTVRAPRVIWAGNAYGQGPAANPALAVLPYFNCATDPLPEALRETILPGGEGAWDTAQVLTSFRLDAAGRFIIGSVGWLGAADAAVHEAWARRQMVRLFPQLAGQRFAHRWFGRIGTTPDALPRLVMAGEGAYGITGFNGRGIAPGTVLGRELALAALGQGSGVPLEPARPDPLRAFRGLGIRLGAAALHLVDQRR, encoded by the coding sequence ATGACCCTCGACACCCCTGGCCTTTGGGCCGACACCGCATCCCCTTCGCCCGACCTGTCGCCGTTGAGCGGTGCCGTGGGGGCCGATCTGGTCATTGTCGGCGCGGGCTACACCGGGCTTTCGGCGGCGCTGAGCGCGGCCGAGTCCGGGGCGCGGGTGGTTGTGCTGGAGGCGCTGGGGATCGGCGCGGGCGGTTCGGGGCGCAACGTCGGGCTGGTGAACGCGGGCTTGTGGATCATGCCCGATACGGTCGAGGCCGCCTTGCCGCCGGGCAATCCCTTGCCGGGGTTGCTGGCCCAGGCGCCGGCGGCGGTCTGGGCGCTGATCGACAAGCATGCGATCGCCTGCGAGGCGCGGCCGGTCGGCACCCTGCATTGCGCGCCCGACGCCAAGGGCCTGGCCGCGTTGGCGGAGCGTGCGCGCCAATGGCAGGCGCGACAGGTCGCGGTGCGGATGCTGGATGCCGGCGAGACGCGCGCGCGGGTGGGTTCGGGGCGGTATCGGGGGGCGCTGTTCGATCCCCGTGCGGGCACGGTGCAGCCCTTGGCCTATGCCCGGGGGCTGGCGCGCGCGGCGCTGGCGGCGGGGGCCGCGATCCATGCGCCGAGCCCCGTCACCGACGCGCGCCGCGCGGGCGACGACTGGGTGCTGAGCGTGCCGGGCGGCACGGTGCGCGCGCCGCGCGTGATCTGGGCGGGCAACGCCTATGGCCAGGGGCCGGCCGCGAACCCCGCGCTGGCGGTGCTGCCCTATTTCAACTGCGCCACCGATCCCTTGCCCGAGGCGCTGCGCGAAACGATCCTGCCGGGCGGCGAGGGGGCCTGGGACACCGCGCAGGTGCTGACCTCGTTCCGGCTGGACGCGGCGGGGCGGTTCATCATCGGCTCGGTTGGCTGGCTGGGGGCCGCAGACGCGGCGGTGCACGAGGCCTGGGCGCGGCGGCAGATGGTCCGGCTGTTCCCGCAGTTGGCGGGGCAGCGTTTCGCGCATCGCTGGTTCGGGCGCATCGGCACCACGCCGGACGCGTTGCCAAGGCTGGTCATGGCGGGCGAGGGCGCTTACGGCATCACCGGCTTCAACGGGCGCGGCATCGCACCGGGCACGGTTCTGGGGCGCGAACTGGCGCTGGCGGCGCTGGGGCAGGGATCGGGCGTGCCGCTGGAGCCCGCGCGCCCCGATCCGCTGCGCGCGTTCAGGGGGCTGGGCATCCGGCTGGGGGCGGCGGCGCTGCATCTCGTGGACCAGCGCCGCTGA
- a CDS encoding cation transporter codes for MPHDHDHDFDGASPAYRRALIAVLVLNGGLFLVEMTAGALAGSRALQADALDFGADALTYSLSLAVIGRSLRLRARIAQLKGLSLAAMGLTILGLAIHDALAPGLPRAQVMGAVGLAALAANVASVLILMRWRDGDANVRSVWLCSRNDAIGNIAVMGAAALVALTGSGWPDLVTAIAMAGLFLSSSLQILRRAGHEIDTPHSHPH; via the coding sequence ATGCCTCACGACCACGACCACGATTTCGATGGGGCGAGCCCCGCCTATCGCCGCGCACTGATCGCGGTGCTCGTGCTGAACGGCGGGTTGTTTCTGGTCGAGATGACGGCCGGCGCGCTGGCCGGCAGCCGCGCCCTGCAAGCCGACGCGCTGGATTTCGGCGCCGATGCCCTGACCTATTCGCTGTCGCTCGCGGTGATCGGCCGCAGCCTGCGGTTGCGGGCGCGCATCGCACAACTCAAGGGGCTGTCGCTGGCGGCGATGGGGTTGACGATCCTGGGCCTCGCAATCCATGACGCGCTGGCGCCCGGCCTGCCCCGCGCCCAGGTGATGGGCGCTGTCGGCCTGGCCGCGCTGGCGGCGAACGTGGCCTCGGTCCTGATCCTGATGCGCTGGCGCGACGGCGACGCGAACGTGCGCTCGGTCTGGCTGTGCTCGCGCAACGACGCGATCGGCAACATCGCCGTGATGGGCGCGGCGGCGCTGGTCGCACTGACCGGCTCGGGCTGGCCCGATCTGGTCACCGCCATCGCCATGGCCGGACTGTTCCTGTCCTCGTCCCTGCAGATCCTGCGCCGCGCGGGGCACGAGATCGACACCCCGCATTCGCACCCTCACTGA
- a CDS encoding sarcosine oxidase subunit beta family protein — MRYSGFRVFTQGLGGNKGWTPAWRRPDPKPAYDIVIIGGGGHGLSTAYYLAKNHGLRNIAVLEKGYLGGGNVGRNTTIVRANYFLPGNSEFYSHSLKLWEGLERELNYNVMHSQRGLINLFHSDGQRDAFARRGNAMLAQGDDAVLMDRDAVRRLLPYLDFEQTRFPIYGGLYHPRGGTARHDAVAWGYARGADRLGVDLIQNCEVTGIDIQNGRVTGVQTTRGAIRAKKVAMVVAGRSGQVAAMAGMRLPIESHVLQAFVTEGLKPVIDHVISFGMGHFYISQSDKGGLVFGGDLDFYASYAARGNLPMVEHVMEAGMTLMPMIGRARLLRSWGGIMDMSPDGSPIIDTTPVDGLFVNTGWNYGGFKAVPASGWCLAHLMATGAPHPVAGRFRLDRFRTGRGLMDEEGTGAQHNLH; from the coding sequence ATGCGCTACAGCGGCTTTCGCGTCTTCACTCAGGGGCTGGGCGGCAACAAGGGCTGGACACCGGCCTGGCGCCGGCCCGATCCGAAACCGGCCTATGACATCGTCATCATCGGTGGCGGCGGGCACGGCCTGTCCACGGCCTATTACCTGGCAAAGAACCACGGGCTCAGAAACATCGCGGTCCTGGAAAAGGGTTACCTGGGCGGCGGCAATGTCGGGCGCAACACCACGATCGTGCGGGCGAACTATTTCCTGCCGGGCAACAGCGAATTCTACAGCCACTCGCTGAAACTGTGGGAGGGGCTGGAACGCGAGCTCAACTACAACGTCATGCATTCGCAGCGCGGGCTCATCAACCTGTTCCACTCGGACGGTCAGCGCGATGCCTTTGCGCGGCGCGGCAACGCGATGCTGGCGCAGGGCGACGACGCGGTGCTGATGGACCGCGACGCGGTGCGCCGGCTGCTTCCGTATCTCGATTTCGAGCAGACGCGCTTTCCGATCTACGGCGGGCTCTATCATCCGCGCGGTGGGACGGCGCGCCATGACGCGGTGGCCTGGGGCTATGCGCGTGGCGCGGACCGATTGGGCGTCGATCTGATCCAGAATTGCGAGGTCACGGGGATCGACATCCAGAACGGCCGCGTGACGGGCGTGCAGACCACGCGCGGCGCCATCCGCGCGAAGAAGGTCGCGATGGTGGTCGCCGGGCGCTCGGGTCAGGTGGCGGCGATGGCGGGGATGCGTCTGCCGATCGAAAGCCATGTCCTGCAAGCCTTTGTCACCGAGGGGCTGAAGCCCGTCATCGACCATGTCATCAGCTTCGGCATGGGGCATTTCTACATCAGCCAGTCGGACAAGGGCGGGCTGGTGTTCGGCGGCGATCTGGATTTCTACGCCTCGTATGCGGCGCGCGGCAATCTGCCGATGGTCGAACATGTCATGGAGGCGGGCATGACGCTGATGCCGATGATCGGCCGCGCCAGGCTTCTGCGCAGTTGGGGCGGGATCATGGACATGTCGCCCGACGGCTCGCCGATCATCGACACGACGCCGGTTGACGGGCTGTTCGTGAACACGGGCTGGAACTATGGCGGGTTCAAGGCGGTGCCGGCTTCGGGCTGGTGCCTGGCGCATCTGATGGCGACCGGCGCCCCGCATCCGGTGGCCGGGCGCTTCCGGCTGGACCGGTTCCGCACCGGCCGTGGACTGATGGACGAAGAGGGCACCGGCGCGCAGCACAACCTGCACTGA
- a CDS encoding amidophosphoribosyltransferase, which yields MQPWLSHPFDDDKLKEECGIFGAVGVQDAANFVALGLHALQHRGQEAGGIITYDDARGFQSAHRFGLVRDNFTSAKLMETLPGSIGIGHVRYSTAGSKGATAIRDVQPFFGEFAMGGAAIAHNGNITNANAIRRELIDRGSIFQSSSDSECIIHLMARSIQKTIAERLKDALRRVEGAFSVIAMTRTKLIGVRDQLGVRPLVLGRIGDGWALASETCALDIIGADFVREIEPGEMVVIDTKGLQSTRPFERTPSRFCIFEQVYFSRPDSIIGGRSVYETRRQIGVELAREAPVEADLVCPVPDSGTPAAIGYSQESGIPFAMGIIRNQYMGRTFIEPSEQIRNMGVRLKLNVNRALVAGKRIVLVDDSVVRGTTSQKIKEMILEAGAREVHFRIASPPTTWPCFYGVDTPERSKLLAARMNEDEMRDFIGVESLKFISLDGLYRAAGEAGGRNAACPQFCDACFSGAYPVAPSDMIERGFELKAAE from the coding sequence ATGCAGCCTTGGCTCAGCCATCCATTCGACGATGACAAGCTGAAGGAGGAATGCGGCATATTCGGCGCGGTTGGCGTTCAGGACGCCGCGAATTTCGTCGCCCTCGGCCTGCACGCGCTGCAACACCGTGGCCAGGAAGCGGGCGGCATCATCACCTATGACGACGCGCGCGGCTTTCAGTCGGCCCATCGCTTTGGGCTGGTGCGCGACAACTTCACCTCGGCCAAGCTGATGGAAACGCTGCCGGGCTCGATCGGCATCGGCCATGTGCGCTATTCCACGGCCGGCTCAAAGGGGGCGACCGCGATCCGCGACGTGCAGCCCTTCTTTGGCGAATTCGCCATGGGCGGGGCCGCCATCGCGCACAACGGCAACATCACCAACGCCAACGCGATCCGGCGCGAGCTGATCGACCGCGGGTCGATCTTTCAGTCCTCGTCCGATTCCGAATGCATCATCCACCTGATGGCGCGGTCGATCCAGAAGACCATCGCCGAACGCCTGAAAGACGCGCTGCGCCGGGTCGAGGGGGCGTTTTCGGTGATCGCCATGACCCGCACCAAGCTGATCGGCGTGCGCGACCAACTGGGCGTGCGCCCCCTTGTGCTGGGCCGGATCGGCGACGGTTGGGCGCTGGCATCGGAAACCTGCGCGCTGGACATCATCGGCGCAGACTTCGTGCGCGAGATCGAACCGGGGGAAATGGTGGTGATCGACACCAAGGGGTTGCAATCGACCCGCCCGTTCGAACGCACGCCGTCGCGGTTCTGCATCTTCGAGCAGGTCTATTTCAGCCGACCCGATTCGATCATCGGCGGGCGCTCGGTCTATGAGACGCGCCGCCAGATCGGCGTGGAACTGGCGCGCGAGGCGCCGGTCGAGGCCGACCTGGTCTGCCCGGTGCCTGACAGCGGCACGCCGGCGGCGATCGGCTACAGCCAGGAATCGGGCATTCCCTTTGCCATGGGGATCATCCGCAACCAATACATGGGGCGCACCTTCATCGAGCCCAGCGAACAGATCCGCAACATGGGCGTGCGGCTGAAGCTGAACGTGAACCGCGCGCTGGTCGCCGGCAAGCGCATCGTTCTGGTCGATGACAGCGTGGTGCGGGGCACGACCTCGCAGAAGATCAAGGAAATGATCCTGGAGGCGGGCGCGCGCGAGGTGCATTTCCGCATCGCCTCGCCGCCGACGACCTGGCCGTGTTTCTATGGCGTCGATACGCCGGAGCGATCGAAGCTGCTGGCGGCGCGGATGAACGAGGACGAGATGCGCGATTTCATCGGCGTCGAAAGTCTGAAGTTCATCTCGCTGGACGGGCTCTACCGCGCGGCGGGCGAGGCGGGGGGGCGCAACGCGGCCTGCCCGCAGTTCTGCGACGCCTGTTTTTCGGGCGCCTATCCGGTGGCGCCCTCGGACATGATCGAGCGCGGGTTCGAGCTGAAGGCGGCCGAGTAG
- a CDS encoding FMN-binding negative transcriptional regulator, whose amino-acid sequence MYTPDHFTESDAARIDQVIHDHPLAALVAMGPQGLVANHLPLLRDGDGFVGHVALANDLHRDLPDGAAVLAIFRGAEGYVSPNWYPSKAETHRAVPTWNYQVVHVHARIRWSHAERDRRRAVSLLTARHEAATQGAAAWRMGDAPADFLAQHLARIVAFRLEVTRVEAKSKLNQNRDARDIAAVAERFEAQGKDGLARAMRGTPDPRSDVTPMT is encoded by the coding sequence ATGTACACCCCCGACCATTTCACCGAATCCGATGCCGCCCGGATCGACCAGGTGATCCACGATCATCCGCTGGCCGCGCTGGTGGCGATGGGCCCGCAGGGGCTGGTTGCCAACCATCTGCCGCTGTTGCGCGACGGCGACGGGTTCGTCGGGCACGTGGCGCTGGCCAACGATCTGCACCGCGACCTGCCCGACGGCGCCGCGGTGCTGGCGATCTTTCGGGGCGCCGAGGGCTATGTCAGCCCGAACTGGTATCCCTCCAAGGCCGAAACCCACCGGGCGGTGCCGACCTGGAACTACCAGGTGGTGCATGTGCACGCCCGCATCCGCTGGTCGCATGCCGAACGGGACCGCCGCCGCGCCGTGTCCTTGCTGACCGCCAGGCACGAGGCCGCGACGCAGGGCGCCGCCGCCTGGCGGATGGGCGACGCGCCGGCGGATTTCCTGGCCCAGCACCTGGCCCGGATCGTCGCCTTCCGGCTGGAGGTCACGCGGGTCGAGGCCAAGTCCAAACTGAACCAGAACCGCGACGCGCGCGACATCGCCGCCGTGGCCGAACGGTTCGAGGCGCAGGGCAAGGACGGGCTGGCCCGCGCCATGCGCGGCACCCCCGATCCCCGGAGCGATGTCACGCCGATGACATGA
- a CDS encoding helix-turn-helix domain-containing protein gives MKDLTIGEAARASGVKVTTIRFYEDRGLLPAPPRTEGNRRLYDPGTVARLTFIRHARDLGFALEDITDLLDLQDQPHRSCAAADSLARRHLRAVEARIAALTALRGELRRMTEACDGAAVETCRVIESLADHGRCAGEHGAAIGTGLSN, from the coding sequence ATGAAGGACCTGACCATCGGTGAGGCCGCCCGCGCCAGCGGCGTCAAGGTGACGACCATCCGCTTTTACGAGGACCGCGGTCTTTTGCCCGCGCCGCCCCGCACCGAGGGCAACCGACGGCTCTATGACCCGGGCACGGTGGCGCGGCTGACCTTCATCCGGCACGCCCGCGACCTGGGGTTCGCGCTGGAAGATATCACCGACCTGCTGGATCTTCAGGATCAGCCGCACCGATCCTGCGCCGCCGCCGATTCGTTGGCGCGGCGGCACCTGCGGGCGGTCGAGGCCCGCATTGCCGCGCTGACCGCCCTGCGCGGCGAATTGCGGCGCATGACCGAGGCCTGCGACGGCGCCGCGGTCGAAACCTGCCGGGTGATCGAGAGCCTGGCCGACCATGGCCGCTGCGCGGGCGAGCACGGCGCGGCAATCGGCACGGGACTGTCGAATTGA
- a CDS encoding sarcosine oxidase subunit delta — MRIPCPCCGPRDRREFTYSGAAVFLDRPAEDAGLDAWDAYLHLRDNPAGETRDLWYHDPCQTWVQVTRNTVTHAIVSARAVASRAAPTVAGTGAQS, encoded by the coding sequence ATGCGCATTCCCTGCCCGTGCTGCGGCCCCCGCGACCGGCGCGAGTTCACCTATTCCGGTGCCGCGGTGTTCCTGGACCGGCCCGCCGAGGATGCGGGCCTTGATGCCTGGGACGCCTATCTGCACCTGCGCGACAACCCGGCCGGCGAGACGCGCGACCTGTGGTATCACGACCCCTGCCAGACCTGGGTTCAGGTCACGCGCAACACCGTGACCCATGCCATCGTGTCGGCGCGGGCCGTGGCGTCGCGCGCCGCGCCCACCGTGGCCGGAACCGGGGCGCAATCATGA
- a CDS encoding sarcosine oxidase subunit alpha family protein: MSQSHRIPGKGLLIDRARPVRFTFDGVEHSGFHGDTLASALLANGQRLMARSFKYHRPRGPMTAGSEEPSALVEVLEGSQQTPNVRATVQEIHEGLTARSQNRLGSLRHDALAVNDWLAPFFSAGFYYKTFMWPRAFWEKLYEPAIRRAAGLGSLSGHHDVSVYEKAWAHCDLLVIGAGPAGLMAALTAARAGADVILADEDVRMGGRLLSDQPVVGGMAGPDWAAATVAELAAMPNVRLMTRTTVTGAYDDGTFGALERVGLHVAAPGELPRECFWRIVARRAILAAGALERPIAHPDNDRPGVMLASGLVSHVAKWGVNPGKVVIFSNNDSGLATARHLTAQGIEVAAYVDPRAIPVTEDFPVYAQASVTGTRGRHGLRDVAVTHSGGTSVIAARTLALAGGWNPTLHLTCHMNGRPDWDADIAAFVPRPGMVPGLGVAGAARGRFSTAACLADGAEAAAEALRDLKLRAKKTPVPEAEDTPYAIAPLWAVDAGGRAWLDFANDVTTKDVRLAAQEGYSSVEHMKRYTTQGMAPDQGKSSNVAALAVLADATGQGIAATGTTTYRPPFVPVSIAAMGAGGRGEGFAPRRLMTSDAKSRAMGAPMIEAGLWYRPSYFPRAGEADWRTACDREVLQVREAVGTCDVSTLGKIDVQGADAARFLDFVYTNTMSTLKPGRVRYGLMLREDGFVMDDGTCARLAADHFLVTTTTAAAGPVMRHLDFVHQAFCADWDVRMISVTESWAQFALAGPKARAVLAALGIDADLPFMGCTAIRLGGIGARLFRISFSGEEGYEIAVPTRYGASLFEALLNAVHAQGGCAYGMEALNVLRVEKGFITHAEIHGRVTADDVGLGKMVSAKKDCIGKAAAQRPGLTEPGREQLVGLMPVNQGEVLSAGAHLYNERDLATRENNQGYVTSVAPSPTLGCWLGLGFVKDGRSRHGQVIRLDDGLRGHRVLVEICDPVFFDPEGGRMRG, translated from the coding sequence ATGAGCCAGTCGCATCGCATCCCCGGCAAGGGCCTGCTGATCGACCGCGCGCGGCCAGTGCGGTTTACCTTTGACGGGGTCGAGCATTCGGGATTTCACGGCGACACGCTGGCCTCGGCCCTGCTGGCGAACGGGCAGCGGCTGATGGCGCGGTCGTTCAAATATCACCGCCCGCGTGGCCCCATGACCGCCGGGTCCGAGGAACCCTCGGCCCTGGTCGAGGTGCTGGAAGGCTCGCAGCAGACCCCCAATGTTCGCGCCACCGTGCAAGAGATCCACGAGGGGCTGACCGCGCGCAGCCAGAACCGTCTGGGCAGCCTGCGCCACGATGCGCTGGCGGTGAACGACTGGCTCGCACCGTTCTTCAGCGCGGGATTCTATTACAAGACCTTCATGTGGCCGCGCGCCTTCTGGGAAAAGCTCTATGAACCCGCGATCCGGCGGGCTGCGGGCCTGGGCAGCCTGTCGGGGCATCACGATGTGTCGGTCTATGAAAAAGCCTGGGCGCACTGCGACCTGCTGGTGATCGGTGCGGGGCCTGCGGGGCTGATGGCGGCGCTGACCGCCGCGCGCGCCGGCGCCGACGTGATTCTGGCCGACGAGGACGTGCGGATGGGCGGGCGGCTTCTGTCCGACCAGCCCGTGGTCGGCGGAATGGCCGGACCCGACTGGGCCGCCGCGACGGTGGCGGAACTGGCGGCGATGCCCAATGTGCGGCTGATGACCCGCACCACCGTCACCGGCGCCTATGACGACGGCACCTTTGGCGCTCTGGAACGGGTGGGCCTGCATGTGGCGGCCCCGGGCGAGTTGCCGCGCGAATGCTTCTGGCGCATCGTCGCCCGGCGCGCGATCCTGGCCGCCGGCGCGCTGGAGCGCCCGATCGCGCACCCCGACAACGACCGCCCGGGGGTGATGCTGGCCTCGGGGCTGGTGTCGCATGTCGCGAAATGGGGCGTGAACCCGGGCAAGGTGGTGATCTTCTCGAACAACGACTCGGGCCTGGCGACGGCGCGGCACCTGACCGCCCAGGGGATCGAAGTCGCGGCCTATGTCGATCCTCGCGCGATCCCCGTGACCGAGGATTTCCCCGTCTATGCGCAGGCCAGCGTCACCGGCACACGCGGCCGCCACGGGTTGCGCGACGTCGCGGTGACGCATTCGGGCGGCACCTCGGTCATCGCGGCGCGGACGCTGGCGCTGGCCGGCGGCTGGAATCCGACGCTGCACCTGACCTGCCACATGAACGGCCGCCCCGACTGGGACGCGGACATCGCCGCCTTTGTGCCCCGGCCGGGGATGGTGCCCGGCCTCGGCGTCGCGGGCGCGGCGCGCGGGCGGTTTTCCACCGCCGCCTGTCTGGCCGATGGCGCCGAGGCCGCGGCCGAGGCGCTGCGCGACCTCAAGCTGCGCGCGAAGAAGACCCCCGTGCCCGAGGCCGAGGATACGCCCTATGCCATCGCGCCCCTGTGGGCGGTGGACGCGGGCGGGCGCGCCTGGCTGGACTTTGCCAACGACGTGACCACCAAGGACGTGCGGCTGGCGGCGCAGGAGGGCTATTCCAGCGTCGAGCACATGAAACGCTACACGACGCAGGGCATGGCGCCCGATCAGGGCAAGTCGTCGAACGTGGCGGCGCTGGCGGTGCTGGCCGACGCCACGGGGCAGGGGATTGCGGCGACCGGCACCACGACCTACCGCCCGCCCTTTGTCCCGGTGTCGATCGCGGCGATGGGCGCGGGCGGCCGGGGCGAGGGGTTTGCGCCGCGGCGGCTGATGACCTCGGACGCGAAATCGCGGGCGATGGGCGCGCCGATGATCGAGGCCGGGCTGTGGTATCGGCCCAGCTATTTCCCGCGCGCCGGAGAAGCCGACTGGCGCACCGCCTGTGACCGCGAGGTTCTTCAGGTCCGCGAGGCGGTCGGCACCTGCGACGTGTCCACGCTGGGCAAGATCGACGTGCAGGGCGCCGACGCCGCGCGGTTCCTCGATTTCGTCTATACCAACACCATGTCCACGCTGAAGCCGGGGCGCGTGCGCTACGGGCTGATGCTGCGCGAGGACGGGTTCGTCATGGATGACGGCACCTGCGCGCGACTGGCCGCGGATCATTTTCTGGTCACCACCACCACCGCCGCCGCCGGGCCGGTGATGCGGCACCTCGACTTCGTGCACCAGGCGTTCTGCGCCGATTGGGACGTGCGGATGATCTCGGTGACGGAATCCTGGGCGCAGTTCGCGTTGGCCGGGCCGAAAGCCCGCGCCGTGCTGGCCGCGCTGGGGATCGACGCCGATCTGCCGTTCATGGGCTGCACGGCGATCCGGCTGGGCGGGATCGGGGCGCGGTTGTTCCGCATCTCGTTCTCGGGCGAGGAAGGCTACGAGATCGCGGTGCCGACGCGCTATGGAGCCTCGCTGTTCGAGGCCTTGCTCAACGCGGTCCATGCCCAGGGCGGATGCGCCTATGGGATGGAGGCGCTGAACGTCCTGCGCGTCGAAAAGGGGTTCATCACCCACGCCGAGATCCACGGCCGGGTGACGGCCGACGACGTGGGGCTGGGAAAGATGGTCTCGGCCAAGAAGGACTGCATCGGCAAGGCGGCGGCGCAGCGCCCCGGCCTGACCGAACCCGGGCGCGAGCAGCTGGTGGGGCTGATGCCCGTCAACCAGGGCGAGGTGCTGAGCGCGGGCGCGCATCTCTACAACGAACGCGACCTGGCCACGCGCGAGAACAACCAGGGCTATGTCACCTCGGTCGCGCCCTCGCCGACGCTGGGGTGCTGGCTGGGGCTGGGCTTCGTCAAGGACGGTCGCAGCCGCCACGGGCAGGTGATCCGGCTGGACGACGGGTTGCGCGGCCACCGCGTGCTGGTCGAGATCTGCGACCCGGTGTTCTTCGATCCAGAGGGAGGGCGGATGCGTGGTTGA
- the typA gene encoding translational GTPase TypA translates to MDLRNIAIIAHVDHGKTTLVDELLKQSGVYREGQAVTERAMDSNDLERERGITILAKATSVEWKGARINIVDTPGHADFGGEVERILSMVDGVCLLVDAAEGPMPQTKFVTSKALALGLKPIVVLNKVDKPAAEPDRALNEVFDLFANLGASDEQLDFPVLYASGINGWADEDLDGPRKDMSALFGMVMRHVEPPKQIAAANEPFRMLATTLGADPFIGRILTGRVEAGTLKVGETLKALSRKGERIEQFRVTKILAFRGLGQQPIDEAVAGDIVTIAGMTKATVADTLCDLSVDAAIPAQPIDPPTISVTFGINDSPLAGRDGNKVQSRVIRERLMKEAESNVAIKIEDTPGGEAFVVSGRGELQMGVLIENMRREGFELSISRPRVIFREENGERLEPVEEVIIDVDDEYAGAVIEKLTGPRKGDLTEMKPAGTGKTRIVAHVPSRGLIGYQGEFMTDTRGTGVLNRIFHDWVPYKGPIQGRRQGVLISMENGVSVAYALWNLEDRGRMFIGAQEQLYVGMIIGEHSRDNDLEVNPIKGKKLTNVRASGTDEAVRLTPPVIMSLEQAIAYIDDDELVEVTPKSIRLRKRYLDPHERKRMAKAEA, encoded by the coding sequence ATGGACCTTCGCAACATCGCCATCATCGCGCACGTCGACCACGGGAAGACGACGCTGGTGGATGAGCTTCTCAAACAATCCGGCGTCTATCGCGAGGGTCAGGCCGTGACCGAACGGGCGATGGATTCGAACGATCTGGAACGCGAGCGCGGGATCACCATCCTGGCCAAGGCGACCTCGGTCGAATGGAAAGGCGCGCGCATCAACATCGTCGATACCCCCGGCCACGCCGATTTCGGCGGCGAGGTCGAGCGCATCCTCAGCATGGTGGACGGCGTCTGCCTGCTGGTCGATGCGGCCGAGGGTCCGATGCCCCAGACCAAGTTCGTCACCTCCAAGGCGCTGGCGCTGGGCCTCAAGCCGATCGTCGTCCTGAACAAGGTGGACAAGCCGGCGGCCGAACCCGACCGCGCGCTCAACGAGGTGTTCGACCTGTTCGCCAACCTCGGCGCCTCGGACGAGCAGCTGGATTTCCCCGTGCTCTATGCCTCGGGCATCAACGGCTGGGCGGACGAGGATCTGGACGGCCCGCGCAAGGACATGTCGGCGCTCTTCGGCATGGTGATGCGCCATGTCGAGCCGCCGAAACAGATCGCCGCCGCCAACGAACCCTTCCGCATGCTGGCGACGACGCTGGGCGCCGACCCGTTCATCGGCCGGATCCTGACGGGCCGGGTCGAGGCCGGCACCCTCAAGGTCGGCGAAACGCTCAAGGCCCTCAGCCGCAAGGGCGAGCGGATCGAACAGTTCCGCGTGACCAAGATCCTGGCCTTCCGCGGCCTGGGACAGCAGCCCATCGACGAGGCCGTCGCCGGCGACATCGTCACCATCGCCGGCATGACCAAGGCCACCGTCGCCGACACGTTGTGCGACCTCTCGGTCGATGCCGCGATCCCCGCGCAACCCATCGATCCGCCGACGATCTCGGTCACCTTCGGCATCAATGACAGCCCGCTGGCCGGCCGCGACGGCAACAAGGTGCAGTCGCGCGTGATCCGCGAACGGCTGATGAAGGAAGCGGAATCGAACGTCGCCATCAAGATCGAGGACACCCCGGGCGGCGAGGCTTTCGTGGTCTCGGGGCGCGGCGAATTGCAGATGGGCGTGCTGATCGAGAACATGCGCCGCGAGGGGTTCGAACTGTCGATCTCGCGCCCGCGGGTGATCTTCCGCGAGGAAAACGGCGAGCGCCTGGAACCCGTCGAAGAGGTCATCATCGACGTCGATGACGAATACGCGGGCGCGGTGATCGAAAAGCTGACGGGCCCGCGCAAGGGCGACCTGACCGAGATGAAGCCTGCCGGCACGGGCAAGACGCGCATCGTCGCGCATGTGCCCTCGCGCGGGTTGATCGGCTATCAGGGCGAATTCATGACCGACACGCGCGGCACCGGCGTTCTGAACCGCATCTTCCACGACTGGGTGCCTTACAAGGGGCCGATCCAGGGCCGCCGCCAGGGCGTGCTGATCTCGATGGAGAACGGCGTGTCCGTCGCCTATGCGCTGTGGAACCTGGAAGATCGCGGTCGCATGTTCATCGGCGCGCAAGAGCAGCTCTATGTCGGCATGATCATCGGCGAGCATTCGCGCGACAACGATCTGGAAGTGAACCCGATCAAGGGCAAGAAGCTGACCAACGTCCGTGCCTCGGGCACGGACGAGGCCGTGCGCCTGACGCCTCCGGTCATCATGTCGCTGGAACAGGCGATCGCCTATATCGACGACGACGAACTGGTCGAGGTCACGCCCAAGTCGATCCGCCTGCGCAAACGCTATCTCGATCCGCACGAGCGCAAGCGCATGGCCAAGGCCGAGGCCTGA